The following DNA comes from Papaver somniferum cultivar HN1 chromosome 4, ASM357369v1, whole genome shotgun sequence.
AAAGTTTAATTTGGCCATGGTAGCAAAAATGGGGTGGCGACTAAAGGAAAATCCAAACTCTCTTTGTGCTTCCATACTTAAATCTAGGTACTACCCGGACACAGATATTATGCACATAAATACAAAATCAAATGAAACAGACAGCTGAGTATGGAAAGGTATGTTATCTGGTATTgaacaaataaaaaagaattgCTTTTGGAGAATAGGTAATGGAGAATGCATCAATGTTTGGGATGACTACTGGATTCCAGAAGTCACACCACCAATCAATAAGCCTGAAATCGGAACAAACACCATTAAAAAGGTCAGTCACCTTTTAACAGAAAACAAGACTTGGGACATGGACAAGATAATAGTTTTCTTTGAGCAATATGTTATCAACCATATTCTAAAGATTCAAATTCCAGTTGCAAATGAGAATGACTATGCACAATGGAATATTACAACGAAGGGTAATTTTACTGTCAATTCGCTTTATAATGCTATTAATTCAAATGGTGGAAATGAAAACAGGATTGGGAGAAAGTATGGAACTTGAAACTAATTCCAACAATCAAAATTTTTATTTGGAAAACATCTCATACCATTCTCCCAAACAGTGTGAGAGTAGCTGTTGTTATTCCAAATATAAATACTACTTGTAAGTTGTGTAACATGGGAGAAGAATCTCTTACACACTTGTTTATGCAATGCAATTTTACTAAACAGGATTGGATGCACTTGAACTTCAATATGGATTATCTGATAAATGGTAGAACAAATTTTCATGAATGGTTAACAAATTGGTTTTAAGAATCAAATAGAGACAATATTGAAATAGGTTGGGCAGAATATTGCAGTGTTATTACATGACATGTGTGGAAAGCACGATGTAACCTAACCTTTAGAAAAGAATCACAAAACAGTGCAGTAACGACAAACAATATAGTAAGATACGTTAACAGTATGACAAATGTATACAAGTCTGGTTACAGTGGTACTCAATCTCTTTACTATAATCCTATGTCTGATAATAACCTGCAGATAACCAGCATTCAGATACAAACTGATATTCCTTTCTTAAGTTATAAGATTAACATTGCCTTGTCAATGTCggatcataaaacaagttcaggtATTGGTTTAACTTTAGTGAATTGTGTAGGTTACACAATTGAAGCCAGGGGAACACATGAGAATTGATCAACAAGAGAGGAACTTGAGATGATGGCGGATGAAGCTGCTTTTCGTGGGCAACCGAATGGAGTGGACATATATTTAGCTTTCAAAGTGATTCGAAACCAACTCTCTTGCTGATCAAAGAAATGTATTCAAAAGCAAAGGAACAAAGATACGCCATTAGCCATGATTTCGGAAATGCTATAAGTTTTTGTAACTTCAAAATATAAGCTCTTTACTTGATTAATAGATTAGAGATAATATGGGCTGCAAATGTTTCTGTTATTTGTAATAGATTATCGATCGAGAACATATGGAAAGGACAATCGTTAGGAGATCTCTTATACTTCTTTAAGAACGCTTAATTGGGGGCCCTGAAAAATAATTGGGGGCCCctagctacaggacaaaaaaggtcatgaaatagtaattgggggttatcccttatccccatttttttaaatggctaaactatcCCTAATAATTAGTGGTAATtagtaattaagttaattaattggtaattaatttagttagattaaaatcagttTTAAGGGTTCAATTTTGATAATAgaaattttgtgtttttgtgttggagagaggaagaaagtgagttttgggggaaaatttagggttatttgaaatgggtaggtgaagattcaaacaacatacatgattgtgttgatggtgagattgtctcaactaatcctatggattggatgtttgatgaagagatgttaatagaggaagcctTGAATAATGGTGGAAATGAAGATCTCTTTggtcaaaatgaaggaaccaattcTCCATATGAAGAACccggagctcaaaacaatcaggtaaacttcctatactcttcaaatcgcatgaatggtgctccaagtggtcgattcatggtcaATATGCAACAGTTCAGTGTGAGGGTCGTTAGGTCGAGAGTATAATTAACTAACGACTCTGTAGAGTCGTCAGTGACTTAGCACCCAAATAAATGACTCCAATGTGCAggatatgaaaaatcgtcaaccaagtttGAAACAATTGACGACTCCAATCttcagttatgaaaaatcgttaatctAGTACGAAAAAGATGACGACTCCATCTTTTAGGTCATCTAGAGTCGTTAATTCAATATATTTAGAACCCAACGACTAAAAAACCTTTTACTCTCTGTAACTATCACTCTAAGGGTCGTTAGTTTAGCATTACTATAAACGGACGACCCTTTCATATTAACTGAGAGTCGTTGTTCCGTACGTCTGAAAAAATTGAcgactcaaactttttttttttaattttataatttctGATTTCATAGCAACATTTCATTGAATCCTAAAAGTCATACATCTTTCATAGGGTTAAATACAATACATGGTAACGATGCACTTCTACGCTCATTCATAATGCATGTAATTATACATGGTTCCATTgaagataaagtagcaatcgtgTAACTCAAACTTTTTCCCACGAAGCAGCTCGTAGTATCCATACGCCTTCTTCATCTGAAAACGCAAACACAAACATACTTAGttagtatcgatcaaagctttggataagttttacctcttgtttaaatacttactcttacaaaATTGTTAGGAAACCCAATCCACACAAAATACCGATAATACGAACTACAGAAAATAGTTGTATCTAAGAAAGACGTAAGTTAAAGTCGACAatactaaaagacataagttataAATGTTAAACCGTACACTTTAAAGTTCTAGCCATAAGTTATTCTCACTCTCTACAACCACCTCGACCTCGACCTCCGCCTCGACCTCTCTGACTTCCCTGACTTGATGATGTCCGACTTTTCTTTGAAGGACCTTGTCCAGGACTGCCCCTTTGAGAACTACCTTCTTCTCCACTACCTTGAACATCACCATATCCCTTTTGAGCACGTTCTTGTGTTAGTTGGATATCTGTTCTCCTTGTCCTCTTACATTGCTTTTCCAGATCAGCGAACATTTTCTTTGCTTGTGGATTTTCAATGTGTTGGCAGTACTCAGCATACATGCGACTTTTCTCAGATTCTATGACTTCTCCTTTGCATAAGAAGATTGGTGTCTCAATAGACGTGTggcattcttatgatcctacgaaaGACAAACAAATAGAATTAAAACATAAGAAATTAAATATCAAAAAATCATATGAAAAGCAAAGGTGAGATTGTTATAATTGTCTCATTGATGGTACGGGCCCACAAGCTATCATATCCGAATAGAACTTTGCAGCCATCTTTAGGTTCACCTCTGGCTTTCCCACCGGGTAGACGAGTAAGCTGCAAACGCATGGGTGGAATGTATCGCGCGCTTGGTTTAATTGGTACTTTCTCCTTCGGCTTAGGCTGTTGCTGTTGATGTGGTTGCGCAgtatcctcctcatcctcctgaatctcctcctcctcctcctcctcatcatcatcatcatcaccgccACTACCACCATTTCTCTCCTTACCATttccatcatcctcatcatcctcttcatcactgCTACCACCACCATtttcatcctcatcctcatcattACCTTGATCCCCCTCTTCCTCAATCTTTTCCACATAATTACCACCATTCAATCCATCACCACCATTACCTTGATCACCATCTCCTCATCATCATAAGCATCATATTCACCTACTTCTAATTCTTCATGTTCCGCGACTTCTAATTCTTCATCGCTTGGGGTTGTAGATACAacaaaagatgatgaagaagacgaTACAAAGGAATCAACACATGGTTCTCTAGGTTCGCGGATAATTAAGGCTACCTCACTCGGTGTTTTTCCTCGTAATAGACCCGCATTTAGGTATTTTTGGTTACGGGGAGGTCTGGATGGAGGAGTTACCAAGACATTCTTATCCTTTTTATTCTTGTTACTGAAAGGCCAACAACAAATATATTTAAGAGCCGtcagaaaaaaatcataaaacaaacgACTCTTACAAAACCAAACGACTTCATGTATATCATCAACGATTCTCATTTGTCGTCTTAACGATTCAAGCATTTTTTTAACGATTCTTCCTATTTTTTAGGCAGAAGACCAAATATGTGTGGTGCAGAGTCGTTTACTTTTAAAATTGCTCGTCCATAAAAGTCGTTAGCTGATTCCAATTATGTGGACGACTTTTTCATTATTTGGGACAGAATGGTGTTTTGGAAAATCATGGAgtcgttgattaataaaaacgGTCGTCAGAAAAAACCACACAGGGTCGTTTTCACCTAAACAATTGGCTAACGATTTCCAGATTATATCAACATGCATGTCAAAAATCGTTAAGAAATCAAAACTGGTTAACGATTCTAACCTAAAAAAACAAATTACTACAGCAGGAATCGTTTTCTCCTAAACCCTATGGTTGACGATTTCTACGAAGCACAACAtgcatatgaaaaatcgttaaacattCAAACTTCGTGATTAACGACTCACattctgagaaatcaatttctcgaatccaaaccctaattttcagcagaacatcaaattaaactaaaACCCAAGTTAAGTAGGGGGTTTTAAAGGACATACCATCTAATTGGAGTCATTTTTGTCCGGAGGTCTTGATTTCTTGCTTGTTCTTGAACACTCCTTCGCCGCTTTAACAGTATCAACGAGATTGATAATTTCATTGGCTAGTCTCACAGTCTGCTTGGTACGTGCCATGTTTGTAGTtgaagttaatcgtcgattaaagttttcaCATCGACGATTTCGACGATGAATCAGATGGAAAAAAATTTCTCCACGGTCGTTaatggagaagatgaaacagTTTTGTGAGAGGGAGGGGGagaggagaagatgaaacagTTTTGTGATGGAATGAAATGGGGGCCTTACATAAGTCTTAAAAGGATTTTAGGGTTATTTTTGTGAGAAGGGTAAAATGGTACTTTCACTATCATTTTGGAAGCCCCTTAACTTTTATGGTGTGGATATAAATCTGTTGAGGCCCCCAATTATTTTTCAGGGCCCCAAATTAAGCCTTGTTCTTTAACTCCGATTATTGTAATGACTATGTAATCTGGTCTCTCCCACTGCCTATAATGGTCAGTGAATTTCTGTATTAATATATGAGGTACTCCCTCGTTCTTTTCGGAAAAAAAAGTATAAATTTTTCGGCAATCCGGTAAAAACAAAAAGGATTGGTGCTTtcaaatttgaaaatttaaatgCCTTTTATTCCAAAATCCCAATTTGTTTTAAACTGTCATTTCATGGCTTCCATACAGAAACCCCTTCAAGAATGAACTTTTTCGACCAGAACACGGAGTACTTCCATGCCACGGCTTCCAGTAGAAAAAGAATCAATGCCATAAACTATATTCGAGAACCATCGAGCCTGTGGATTTCAGATAGAGACCAAATCAATACCTTCTTGATCAACCACTTCACTCAAATAGGCACATCGAATAACAACAACTTGGTAGAAGATTTATCAAGCTTTATTGAACTTTGCGTCTCTGATGAGGAAACTTCTTCCCTAATAATTATCCCATCAAAAGAAGAAATTTGGAAGACAATTTCCAACATGAACCAGTGGGGAGCGCCAGGTCCAGACGGGTTTCAACCATGCTTCTTCAGAGATAATTGGGATATAATGGATCCAGACATAATTCAGGTAGTTCAAGATTTTTTTAAAACCGGAAACCTAAATCCAGAATTGAACCATTCCTTCGTAACTCTGATACCTAAAATATCCACTCCACAAACCCCATCAGATTTCAGACCCATCAGCCTGAGTAATATAATATACAAGATCATATCTAATATTCTAGCAAACCGGTTAAATCCAATCCTAAACAAGATAATTTCCCCAAATTAATCAGCCTTTCTGCCAGGGAGACAAATCACGGACAACATTATCATCGCTCATGAGCTTATTCATTCAATGAAAAACTCAAAAGCCACAAAAGGTTATTTTGCATTAAAGTTAGATCTCTCTAAAGCTTTCGACAGAGTGGAGCGGAACTTCATCAAGTCAGCTCTATCAGCACTAGGTTTTGGTGACACGTGGGTAAAGATAATAATGCAATGCATTTCAACCACCTCTTTTTCTATCCTCCTAAATGGTTCCCCAGGTCCGAAATTCACCACTTCCAGAGGTCTAAGACAGGGTGACCAACTATCACCATACTTATTTTTAATTTGCATGGAGATTCTTTCTAGACTCCTAGAAAAAGCAGTttctgaaaagaaaatttggaatAAATAAAGAGGCCCCGAACATCTCTCATCTTTTTCGCAGATGATTGCTTTTTATTCACAAAAGATAATCTAGGTGAGGAAAAAAACTTATTAGACATCCTATCAAGATTTGGGGAGATAACGGGACAAATGGTCAACCTTCAGAAATCTAGTATCTACTTCAGTCCTAGAATTTATCCGAAACATGCGAAAATCATCGCGAAACTTCTAAAAGTTCatttaatgacaaaaaatgataGATACCTGGGAACTCCTCTTTTCTTcgataaaaatagaaaagaaaattttgaacctCTGTTACAAAAATACTATGCCACTCTTCAAGGCTGGAAATCTAAATTGCTCTCTCAAGGTGGCAGAACAGTTCTAATAAAATCCATTCTTCAAGGTTATCCAACTTACCAAATGCAAGTGCTAGCTCTTCATAAAGAAACACTAGATCAGATGGACAAAATtcaaagagatttctggtggaaAAAAGACAAACCCAAAAGCAAAGGAGGATATATTAGGGCTTGGGCCAGCATCTGCAAGCCTATTTCCCAAGGAGGTCTTGGAATTAAGAATCCACAGCATTTTAACATATCTCTCCTTACTAGTCTCATCTCAGAGCAAAATCAACTTTGGGCTCAACTTCTCAAAGCTAAATATTTCCCAAACTCTCATCCTCTAAAATTCTCTAGATCTTCCAAATTATCTTGGACTTGGACTAGTATAAAAGGTTTGGATATCATTAAAGGAAATTTTATCTGGCAAGTAAAAGATGGAGCTTCCACAAAAATTTGGGAAGACAAATGGGTTCCTAGCACAGATATCTTTCAGAAGCCCACTAATGTTCAAGAGCCGGTTCCACAGAGGGTAAATGAGTTGATCACTCCCGAGGatacatgggatcaaggaaaacttgatacttatttTGAtccagaaataaaaaagaaaatccttGCTATTACTCCAAAAAGACAGGAACAAGACGAAGTCAGATGGCAACATCATCCTTCAGGAaccttttcggcaaaaaatgttTATAACTTTCTCATAAACCAAGATCAGGAGAGTAATTCGATAACCTCCTTTCCCtggaaaaaaatatggaaaatccAAGTAATCCCAAGAATAAAATTATTCGTCTGGAAATTAGCTCAAAAAGCACTTCCAACTAACTCAAGACTTGGGGCGCATAATTCAGACATAAACACAGAGTGTCCTATGTGTAATTCCCAAGAGCAAGAATCAGAACAACACCTTTTTCGTTTTTGCCCCTTTGCAAGAGCAATTTGGTTTGGTCTCTCTAGAAGAGGTGGACGCTAGAATTACTTTGGATTCCATAGAAAATTGGATAAAAGAGTGGATCACGGACCAAGATTTCAATCAACTATCGGATAAAATAGCTACTATATCCTGGTTCATTTGGAAGCACAGATGTTCGGTCGTTTTTGAGAAAACAAATCCGAACCCGATTCACCTTATAAAGCAAATCAAGAAATTTCTAAATCATAATACTCAGGCAAGGCTCCAAAACTTAATGAAGATAGAAAGAAGAAATAACCCCAAAGAGAAATGGTCTGACGTATCTTTGGATTGGATAATATTTATTGACGTGGctttcagaaaagaagattcaacCATGGGATATGCTTTTTTACTTTACTCTGTG
Coding sequences within:
- the LOC113272331 gene encoding chromatin modification-related protein EAF7-like, producing MTPIRCNKNKKDKNVLVTPPSRPPRNQKYLNAGLLRGKTPSEVALIIREPREPCVDSFVSSSSSSFVVSTTPSDEELEVAEHEELEVGEYDAYDDEEMVIKIEEEGDQGNDEDEDENGGGSSDEEDDEDDGNGEVIESEKSRMYAEYCQHIENPQAKKMFADLEKQCKRTRRTDIQLTQERAQKGYGDVQGSGEEGSSQRGSPGQGPSKKSRTSSSQGSQRGRGGGRGRGGCRE